One region of Mugil cephalus isolate CIBA_MC_2020 chromosome 17, CIBA_Mcephalus_1.1, whole genome shotgun sequence genomic DNA includes:
- the iars2 gene encoding isoleucine--tRNA ligase, mitochondrial isoform X2: MLLCRVSAVGQTLARWGRRSSRGDGLSLHRALSFSSSRCHAVSSGEGGSKSSEAGSADTLYRDTVLLPRTEFPIKLTGQKLLDRELQIQKECGFADLYSWQRERKAKKEFCLHDGPPYANGDPHVGHALNKILKDIRNRFEMLRGREVHYIPGWDCHGLPIELKALGNLGTSGLSPLQIRQKAREFAEGAIARQKAAFQRWGVMADWNQCYYTFDGAYEAAQLKVFQEMHSKGLIYQDYKPVFWSPSSRTALAEAELEYNAEHVSRAIYATFPLVKLPPMIASEKGLEDVSVLVWTTQPWTIPANQAVCFMPNTQYSVVKRSDNSQLLLVATERTPSMAALLGTELQNVGTFTGSQLEGGMCKHPTIPDKQVPLLPANHVTMAKGTGLVHTAPAHGMDDYSVASQFKLSVECMVDEDGKFTELAGPELQNLSVMKEGTDKVISMLKECGALVMEEQCVHSYPYDWRTKQPVIIRPSKQWFINTASLKDKAKEALQKVRILPESARASLLAMLDRRTYWCISRQRSWGVPIPAFYHRETGEALINKYTVSHVAKLFKEKGSDCWWELPIETLLPPEVLKKSKAGPVSDYVRGEDVLDIWFDSGSSWAAVLEEEIEGESEESHLSWLPAPLRKPLVADSDSRADAYVEGKDQIGGWFQSSLLTSVAVRNKAPYKSLVVHGFTVSEKGEKMSKSLGNVVDPDEVINGRKDSSLPPYGADTLRWWVAESNVFSEVQIGPSALNSARDSITKLRNTLKFLLGNLQGFDPRVQAVDPKQMYYIDQYMLHLIREYSIKVTDAYSEFDAGRVIRVLQNFVASDLSSFYFSIIKDRLYCDPEDSLGRRSCQTALEEILDGVTRSIAPILPHLAEEVYLHAPGHDKGETLFKSGWIKSSSVWRRPGLEEAVEGACAIRDSFLSSIPGKHAAQYDLTVAIEPGLLFELMESLQEEPTSTTSQLAELMMAARVSLTTELPRDLHPDAQLSHGTFLINLEGGVIREDSAYSIAVVPTSGARCPRCRRYTAESADCLCPRCKTVVSQAH; encoded by the exons ATGCTGCTGTGCCGGGTCTCGGCAGTAGGCCAGACGCTAGCGAGATGGGGACGGAGGTCCTCCAGGGGAGACGGCCTCTCCCTCCACCGTGCTCTCTCCTTCAGCTCCAGTCGCTGTCATGCCGTCAGTTCAGGCGAAGGCGGTTCTAAGTCCTCAGAGGCGGGCTCCGCAGACACTCTCTACCGGGACACGGTGCTTCTGCCTCGGACCGAGTTCCCAATTAAACTGACCGGACAGAAGCTTCTGGACCGAGAGCTCCAGATACAGAAA GAGTGTGGCTTTGCAGATTTGTACTCCTggcagagagaaaggaaggcCAAGAAGGAGTTCTGCCTCCATGATGGACCCCCATATGCCAATGGGGACCCTCATGTTGGACATGCTCTCAATAAG ATCCTGAAAGATATCCGGAACCGCTTTGAGATGTTAAGGGGCCGGGAGGTCCACTACATCCCAGGCTGGGACTGCCATGGTCTGCCTATTGAGCTGAAGGCTTTGGGAAATCTGGGGACCAGCGGCCTAAGTCCACTACAGATTAGACAGAAAG CACGGGAGTTTGCAGAGGGGGCAATAGCTCGTCAGAAAGCTGCTTTCCAGCGGTGGGGGGTGATGGCGGATTGGAACCAGTGCTACTACACCTTTGATGGGGCCTATGAGGCGGCTCAGCTGAAAGTCTTTCAGGAGATGCACAGCAAG ggaCTCATATACCAAGACTACAAGCCTGTCTTCTGGTCTCCTTCATCCAG AACCGCCCTGGCAGAGGCTGAGTTGGAGTACAACGCTGAACATGTGAGCAGAGCTATCTATGCTACGTTCCCTCTGGTCAAACTGCCGCCTATGATCGCTTCAGAAAAAG GTCTGGAGGATGTCTCTGTGTTGGTATGGACCACTCAGCCTTGGACTATTCCCGCCAACCAGGCTGTGTGCTTCATGCCTAATACCCA GTACTCTGTGGTGAAGAGATCAGACAATTCTCAGCTGCTGTTGGTAGCGACTGAGCGCACACCTAGCATGGCAGCGCTGCTCGGCACAGAGCTGCAGAATGTAGGCACGTTCACAG GCTCTCAGCTTGAAGGTGGGATGTGCAAACATCCCACTATCCCTGACAAGCAAGTGCCGCTTTTGCCGGCCAATCACGTGACCATGGCAAAGGGAACAGGATTGGTCCACACGGCGCCAGCTCATGGCATGGATGATTACAGCGTGGCTTCACAATTCAAACTGTCTGTG gaGTGTATGGTGGATGAAGACGGCAAGTTCACTGAGCTggctggacctgagctacagAACCTGTCTGTAATGAAAGAAGGCACAGATAAAG TGATTTCCATGCTGAAGGAGTGTGGGGCTCTGGTGATGGAGGAGCAGTGTGTCCACAGTTACCCATATGACTGGAGGACAAAACAGCCTGTGATCATCAGGCCCAGTAAACAGTGGTTCATCAACACAGCATCACTTAAAGACAAGGCAAAG gagGCGCTGCAGAAGGTACGCATTTTGCCAGAGTCGGCGAGGGCCAGCCTGCTAGCCATGCTGGACAGACGCACCTACTGGTGCATCTCCAGACAGAGAAGCTGGGGCGTCCCAATCCCTGCCTTCTACCACAGGGAGACCGGAGAGGCTCTCATCAACAA ATACACCGTGTCACACGTCGCAAAGCTTTTCAAAGAAAAGGGCAGTGACTGTTGGTGGGAGCTTCCAATTGAGACATTGCTGCCACCAGAGGTTCTCAAAAAG agtaAAGCAGGGCCAGTGAGTGACTACGTTCGCGGAGAAGACGTCCTGGACATCTGGTTTGACAGTGGGTCATCGTGGGCTGCTGTACTTGAAG AGGAGATTGAGGGAGAGTCGGAGGAGTCACACCTCAGCTGGCTCCCTGCTCCGCTACGCAAACCTCTGGTCGCAG ACTCAGACTCCAGGGCTGATGCATATGTGGAAGGAAAGGACCAGATTGGAGGCTGGTTTCAGTCATCGCTGCTCACCAGTGTAGCTGTCAGGAACAAGGCGCCTTACAA GTCTCTGGTGGTCCACGGCTTTACAGTCAGTGAGAAGGGAGAAAAGATGTCCAAGTCTCTGGGTAATGTTGTGGATCCTGACGAAGTCATTAATGGAAGAAAG GACTCTAGTTTGCCGCCTTATGGAGCAGATACGCTTCGTTGGTGGGTGGCAGAGTCAAATGTCTTCTCTGAGGTCCAAATTGGCCCCAGTGCACTCAATTCAGCAAGAGACAGCATCACCAAG TTGAGGAACACGCTGAAGTTCCTGCTTGGCAACCTGCAGGGCTTCGACCCTCGTGTGCAAGCGGTGGACCCCAAACAGATGTACTATATTGACCAGTACATGTTGCACTTGATCCGCGAGTACAGCATCAAG GTCACAGACGCCTACAGCGAGTTCGACGCCGGCAGGGTCATCCGTGTCCTCCAGAACTTTGTTGCCAGTGACCTCTCCAGCTTCTACTTCAGCATCATCAAGGACAG GTTGTACTGTGATCCAGAGGACTCGCTGGGTAGAAGATCCTGTCAGACTGCTTTAGAAGAGATTCTGGATGGTGTGACCAGATCCATAGCTCCCATCTTGCCACACCTGGCCGAAGAGGTCTATCTACACGCACCAGGACATGACA AAGGGGAGACGTTGTTCAAAAGCGGCTGGATCAAAAGCAGCTCCGTGTGGCGGCGGCCAGGATTAGAGGAGGCCGTGGAGGGAGCTTGTGCCATCAGGGACTCCTTCCTGTCGTCCATTCCTGGAAAACATGCTGCACAGTATGACCTCACTGTTGCCATCGAACCTGGTCTTCTGTTTGAGCTCATGGAG TCTCTTCAAGAAGagcccacctccaccacctcccagCTGGCTGAGTTGATGATGGCAGCCAGGGTCAGCCTGACGACTGAGCTGCCCCGTGACCTCCACCCAGATGCCCAGCTCAGCCATGGAACCTTCCTCATCAACCTGGAGG gtgGTGTTATCCGTGAGGACAGTGCCTACAGTATAGCTGTGGTCCCCACCTCTGGTGCCCGGTGCCCCCGCTGTCGCCGCTACACTGCAGAGTCAGCTGACTGCCTGTGCCCCCGCTGCAAGACTGTCGTTTCACAGGCTCACTGA
- the iars2 gene encoding isoleucine--tRNA ligase, mitochondrial isoform X1, whose translation MLLCRVSAVGQTLARWGRRSSRGDGLSLHRALSFSSSRCHAVSSGEGGSKSSEAGSADTLYRDTVLLPRTEFPIKLTGQKLLDRELQIQKECGFADLYSWQRERKAKKEFCLHDGPPYANGDPHVGHALNKILKDIRNRFEMLRGREVHYIPGWDCHGLPIELKALGNLGTSGLSPLQIRQKAREFAEGAIARQKAAFQRWGVMADWNQCYYTFDGAYEAAQLKVFQEMHSKGLIYQDYKPVFWSPSSRTALAEAELEYNAEHVSRAIYATFPLVKLPPMIASEKAGLEDVSVLVWTTQPWTIPANQAVCFMPNTQYSVVKRSDNSQLLLVATERTPSMAALLGTELQNVGTFTGSQLEGGMCKHPTIPDKQVPLLPANHVTMAKGTGLVHTAPAHGMDDYSVASQFKLSVECMVDEDGKFTELAGPELQNLSVMKEGTDKVISMLKECGALVMEEQCVHSYPYDWRTKQPVIIRPSKQWFINTASLKDKAKEALQKVRILPESARASLLAMLDRRTYWCISRQRSWGVPIPAFYHRETGEALINKYTVSHVAKLFKEKGSDCWWELPIETLLPPEVLKKSKAGPVSDYVRGEDVLDIWFDSGSSWAAVLEEEIEGESEESHLSWLPAPLRKPLVADSDSRADAYVEGKDQIGGWFQSSLLTSVAVRNKAPYKSLVVHGFTVSEKGEKMSKSLGNVVDPDEVINGRKDSSLPPYGADTLRWWVAESNVFSEVQIGPSALNSARDSITKLRNTLKFLLGNLQGFDPRVQAVDPKQMYYIDQYMLHLIREYSIKVTDAYSEFDAGRVIRVLQNFVASDLSSFYFSIIKDRLYCDPEDSLGRRSCQTALEEILDGVTRSIAPILPHLAEEVYLHAPGHDKGETLFKSGWIKSSSVWRRPGLEEAVEGACAIRDSFLSSIPGKHAAQYDLTVAIEPGLLFELMESLQEEPTSTTSQLAELMMAARVSLTTELPRDLHPDAQLSHGTFLINLEGGVIREDSAYSIAVVPTSGARCPRCRRYTAESADCLCPRCKTVVSQAH comes from the exons ATGCTGCTGTGCCGGGTCTCGGCAGTAGGCCAGACGCTAGCGAGATGGGGACGGAGGTCCTCCAGGGGAGACGGCCTCTCCCTCCACCGTGCTCTCTCCTTCAGCTCCAGTCGCTGTCATGCCGTCAGTTCAGGCGAAGGCGGTTCTAAGTCCTCAGAGGCGGGCTCCGCAGACACTCTCTACCGGGACACGGTGCTTCTGCCTCGGACCGAGTTCCCAATTAAACTGACCGGACAGAAGCTTCTGGACCGAGAGCTCCAGATACAGAAA GAGTGTGGCTTTGCAGATTTGTACTCCTggcagagagaaaggaaggcCAAGAAGGAGTTCTGCCTCCATGATGGACCCCCATATGCCAATGGGGACCCTCATGTTGGACATGCTCTCAATAAG ATCCTGAAAGATATCCGGAACCGCTTTGAGATGTTAAGGGGCCGGGAGGTCCACTACATCCCAGGCTGGGACTGCCATGGTCTGCCTATTGAGCTGAAGGCTTTGGGAAATCTGGGGACCAGCGGCCTAAGTCCACTACAGATTAGACAGAAAG CACGGGAGTTTGCAGAGGGGGCAATAGCTCGTCAGAAAGCTGCTTTCCAGCGGTGGGGGGTGATGGCGGATTGGAACCAGTGCTACTACACCTTTGATGGGGCCTATGAGGCGGCTCAGCTGAAAGTCTTTCAGGAGATGCACAGCAAG ggaCTCATATACCAAGACTACAAGCCTGTCTTCTGGTCTCCTTCATCCAG AACCGCCCTGGCAGAGGCTGAGTTGGAGTACAACGCTGAACATGTGAGCAGAGCTATCTATGCTACGTTCCCTCTGGTCAAACTGCCGCCTATGATCGCTTCAGAAAAAG CAGGTCTGGAGGATGTCTCTGTGTTGGTATGGACCACTCAGCCTTGGACTATTCCCGCCAACCAGGCTGTGTGCTTCATGCCTAATACCCA GTACTCTGTGGTGAAGAGATCAGACAATTCTCAGCTGCTGTTGGTAGCGACTGAGCGCACACCTAGCATGGCAGCGCTGCTCGGCACAGAGCTGCAGAATGTAGGCACGTTCACAG GCTCTCAGCTTGAAGGTGGGATGTGCAAACATCCCACTATCCCTGACAAGCAAGTGCCGCTTTTGCCGGCCAATCACGTGACCATGGCAAAGGGAACAGGATTGGTCCACACGGCGCCAGCTCATGGCATGGATGATTACAGCGTGGCTTCACAATTCAAACTGTCTGTG gaGTGTATGGTGGATGAAGACGGCAAGTTCACTGAGCTggctggacctgagctacagAACCTGTCTGTAATGAAAGAAGGCACAGATAAAG TGATTTCCATGCTGAAGGAGTGTGGGGCTCTGGTGATGGAGGAGCAGTGTGTCCACAGTTACCCATATGACTGGAGGACAAAACAGCCTGTGATCATCAGGCCCAGTAAACAGTGGTTCATCAACACAGCATCACTTAAAGACAAGGCAAAG gagGCGCTGCAGAAGGTACGCATTTTGCCAGAGTCGGCGAGGGCCAGCCTGCTAGCCATGCTGGACAGACGCACCTACTGGTGCATCTCCAGACAGAGAAGCTGGGGCGTCCCAATCCCTGCCTTCTACCACAGGGAGACCGGAGAGGCTCTCATCAACAA ATACACCGTGTCACACGTCGCAAAGCTTTTCAAAGAAAAGGGCAGTGACTGTTGGTGGGAGCTTCCAATTGAGACATTGCTGCCACCAGAGGTTCTCAAAAAG agtaAAGCAGGGCCAGTGAGTGACTACGTTCGCGGAGAAGACGTCCTGGACATCTGGTTTGACAGTGGGTCATCGTGGGCTGCTGTACTTGAAG AGGAGATTGAGGGAGAGTCGGAGGAGTCACACCTCAGCTGGCTCCCTGCTCCGCTACGCAAACCTCTGGTCGCAG ACTCAGACTCCAGGGCTGATGCATATGTGGAAGGAAAGGACCAGATTGGAGGCTGGTTTCAGTCATCGCTGCTCACCAGTGTAGCTGTCAGGAACAAGGCGCCTTACAA GTCTCTGGTGGTCCACGGCTTTACAGTCAGTGAGAAGGGAGAAAAGATGTCCAAGTCTCTGGGTAATGTTGTGGATCCTGACGAAGTCATTAATGGAAGAAAG GACTCTAGTTTGCCGCCTTATGGAGCAGATACGCTTCGTTGGTGGGTGGCAGAGTCAAATGTCTTCTCTGAGGTCCAAATTGGCCCCAGTGCACTCAATTCAGCAAGAGACAGCATCACCAAG TTGAGGAACACGCTGAAGTTCCTGCTTGGCAACCTGCAGGGCTTCGACCCTCGTGTGCAAGCGGTGGACCCCAAACAGATGTACTATATTGACCAGTACATGTTGCACTTGATCCGCGAGTACAGCATCAAG GTCACAGACGCCTACAGCGAGTTCGACGCCGGCAGGGTCATCCGTGTCCTCCAGAACTTTGTTGCCAGTGACCTCTCCAGCTTCTACTTCAGCATCATCAAGGACAG GTTGTACTGTGATCCAGAGGACTCGCTGGGTAGAAGATCCTGTCAGACTGCTTTAGAAGAGATTCTGGATGGTGTGACCAGATCCATAGCTCCCATCTTGCCACACCTGGCCGAAGAGGTCTATCTACACGCACCAGGACATGACA AAGGGGAGACGTTGTTCAAAAGCGGCTGGATCAAAAGCAGCTCCGTGTGGCGGCGGCCAGGATTAGAGGAGGCCGTGGAGGGAGCTTGTGCCATCAGGGACTCCTTCCTGTCGTCCATTCCTGGAAAACATGCTGCACAGTATGACCTCACTGTTGCCATCGAACCTGGTCTTCTGTTTGAGCTCATGGAG TCTCTTCAAGAAGagcccacctccaccacctcccagCTGGCTGAGTTGATGATGGCAGCCAGGGTCAGCCTGACGACTGAGCTGCCCCGTGACCTCCACCCAGATGCCCAGCTCAGCCATGGAACCTTCCTCATCAACCTGGAGG gtgGTGTTATCCGTGAGGACAGTGCCTACAGTATAGCTGTGGTCCCCACCTCTGGTGCCCGGTGCCCCCGCTGTCGCCGCTACACTGCAGAGTCAGCTGACTGCCTGTGCCCCCGCTGCAAGACTGTCGTTTCACAGGCTCACTGA
- the iars2 gene encoding isoleucine--tRNA ligase, mitochondrial isoform X3, whose product MLLCRVSAVGQTLARWGRRSSRGDGLSLHRALSFSSSRCHAVSSGEGGSKSSEAGSADTLYRDTVLLPRTEFPIKLTGQKLLDRELQIQKECGFADLYSWQRERKAKKEFCLHDGPPYANGDPHVGHALNKILKDIRNRFEMLRGREVHYIPGWDCHGLPIELKALGNLGTSGLSPLQIRQKAREFAEGAIARQKAAFQRWGVMADWNQCYYTFDGAYEAAQLKVFQEMHSKGLIYQDYKPVFWSPSSRTALAEAELEYNAEHVSRAIYATFPLVKLPPMIASEKAGLEDVSVLVWTTQPWTIPANQAVCFMPNTQYSVVKRSDNSQLLLVATERTPSMAALLGTELQNVGTFTGSQLEGGMCKHPTIPDKQVPLLPANHVTMAKGTGLVHTAPAHGMDDYSVASQFKLSVECMVDEDGKFTELAGPELQNLSVMKEGTDKVISMLKECGALVMEEQCVHSYPYDWRTKQPVIIRPSKQWFINTASLKDKAKEALQKVRILPESARASLLAMLDRRTYWCISRQRSWGVPIPAFYHRETGEALINKYTVSHVAKLFKEKGSDCWWELPIETLLPPEVLKKSKAGPVSDYVRGEDVLDIWFDSGSSWAAVLEDSDSRADAYVEGKDQIGGWFQSSLLTSVAVRNKAPYKSLVVHGFTVSEKGEKMSKSLGNVVDPDEVINGRKDSSLPPYGADTLRWWVAESNVFSEVQIGPSALNSARDSITKLRNTLKFLLGNLQGFDPRVQAVDPKQMYYIDQYMLHLIREYSIKVTDAYSEFDAGRVIRVLQNFVASDLSSFYFSIIKDRLYCDPEDSLGRRSCQTALEEILDGVTRSIAPILPHLAEEVYLHAPGHDKGETLFKSGWIKSSSVWRRPGLEEAVEGACAIRDSFLSSIPGKHAAQYDLTVAIEPGLLFELMESLQEEPTSTTSQLAELMMAARVSLTTELPRDLHPDAQLSHGTFLINLEGGVIREDSAYSIAVVPTSGARCPRCRRYTAESADCLCPRCKTVVSQAH is encoded by the exons ATGCTGCTGTGCCGGGTCTCGGCAGTAGGCCAGACGCTAGCGAGATGGGGACGGAGGTCCTCCAGGGGAGACGGCCTCTCCCTCCACCGTGCTCTCTCCTTCAGCTCCAGTCGCTGTCATGCCGTCAGTTCAGGCGAAGGCGGTTCTAAGTCCTCAGAGGCGGGCTCCGCAGACACTCTCTACCGGGACACGGTGCTTCTGCCTCGGACCGAGTTCCCAATTAAACTGACCGGACAGAAGCTTCTGGACCGAGAGCTCCAGATACAGAAA GAGTGTGGCTTTGCAGATTTGTACTCCTggcagagagaaaggaaggcCAAGAAGGAGTTCTGCCTCCATGATGGACCCCCATATGCCAATGGGGACCCTCATGTTGGACATGCTCTCAATAAG ATCCTGAAAGATATCCGGAACCGCTTTGAGATGTTAAGGGGCCGGGAGGTCCACTACATCCCAGGCTGGGACTGCCATGGTCTGCCTATTGAGCTGAAGGCTTTGGGAAATCTGGGGACCAGCGGCCTAAGTCCACTACAGATTAGACAGAAAG CACGGGAGTTTGCAGAGGGGGCAATAGCTCGTCAGAAAGCTGCTTTCCAGCGGTGGGGGGTGATGGCGGATTGGAACCAGTGCTACTACACCTTTGATGGGGCCTATGAGGCGGCTCAGCTGAAAGTCTTTCAGGAGATGCACAGCAAG ggaCTCATATACCAAGACTACAAGCCTGTCTTCTGGTCTCCTTCATCCAG AACCGCCCTGGCAGAGGCTGAGTTGGAGTACAACGCTGAACATGTGAGCAGAGCTATCTATGCTACGTTCCCTCTGGTCAAACTGCCGCCTATGATCGCTTCAGAAAAAG CAGGTCTGGAGGATGTCTCTGTGTTGGTATGGACCACTCAGCCTTGGACTATTCCCGCCAACCAGGCTGTGTGCTTCATGCCTAATACCCA GTACTCTGTGGTGAAGAGATCAGACAATTCTCAGCTGCTGTTGGTAGCGACTGAGCGCACACCTAGCATGGCAGCGCTGCTCGGCACAGAGCTGCAGAATGTAGGCACGTTCACAG GCTCTCAGCTTGAAGGTGGGATGTGCAAACATCCCACTATCCCTGACAAGCAAGTGCCGCTTTTGCCGGCCAATCACGTGACCATGGCAAAGGGAACAGGATTGGTCCACACGGCGCCAGCTCATGGCATGGATGATTACAGCGTGGCTTCACAATTCAAACTGTCTGTG gaGTGTATGGTGGATGAAGACGGCAAGTTCACTGAGCTggctggacctgagctacagAACCTGTCTGTAATGAAAGAAGGCACAGATAAAG TGATTTCCATGCTGAAGGAGTGTGGGGCTCTGGTGATGGAGGAGCAGTGTGTCCACAGTTACCCATATGACTGGAGGACAAAACAGCCTGTGATCATCAGGCCCAGTAAACAGTGGTTCATCAACACAGCATCACTTAAAGACAAGGCAAAG gagGCGCTGCAGAAGGTACGCATTTTGCCAGAGTCGGCGAGGGCCAGCCTGCTAGCCATGCTGGACAGACGCACCTACTGGTGCATCTCCAGACAGAGAAGCTGGGGCGTCCCAATCCCTGCCTTCTACCACAGGGAGACCGGAGAGGCTCTCATCAACAA ATACACCGTGTCACACGTCGCAAAGCTTTTCAAAGAAAAGGGCAGTGACTGTTGGTGGGAGCTTCCAATTGAGACATTGCTGCCACCAGAGGTTCTCAAAAAG agtaAAGCAGGGCCAGTGAGTGACTACGTTCGCGGAGAAGACGTCCTGGACATCTGGTTTGACAGTGGGTCATCGTGGGCTGCTGTACTTGAAG ACTCAGACTCCAGGGCTGATGCATATGTGGAAGGAAAGGACCAGATTGGAGGCTGGTTTCAGTCATCGCTGCTCACCAGTGTAGCTGTCAGGAACAAGGCGCCTTACAA GTCTCTGGTGGTCCACGGCTTTACAGTCAGTGAGAAGGGAGAAAAGATGTCCAAGTCTCTGGGTAATGTTGTGGATCCTGACGAAGTCATTAATGGAAGAAAG GACTCTAGTTTGCCGCCTTATGGAGCAGATACGCTTCGTTGGTGGGTGGCAGAGTCAAATGTCTTCTCTGAGGTCCAAATTGGCCCCAGTGCACTCAATTCAGCAAGAGACAGCATCACCAAG TTGAGGAACACGCTGAAGTTCCTGCTTGGCAACCTGCAGGGCTTCGACCCTCGTGTGCAAGCGGTGGACCCCAAACAGATGTACTATATTGACCAGTACATGTTGCACTTGATCCGCGAGTACAGCATCAAG GTCACAGACGCCTACAGCGAGTTCGACGCCGGCAGGGTCATCCGTGTCCTCCAGAACTTTGTTGCCAGTGACCTCTCCAGCTTCTACTTCAGCATCATCAAGGACAG GTTGTACTGTGATCCAGAGGACTCGCTGGGTAGAAGATCCTGTCAGACTGCTTTAGAAGAGATTCTGGATGGTGTGACCAGATCCATAGCTCCCATCTTGCCACACCTGGCCGAAGAGGTCTATCTACACGCACCAGGACATGACA AAGGGGAGACGTTGTTCAAAAGCGGCTGGATCAAAAGCAGCTCCGTGTGGCGGCGGCCAGGATTAGAGGAGGCCGTGGAGGGAGCTTGTGCCATCAGGGACTCCTTCCTGTCGTCCATTCCTGGAAAACATGCTGCACAGTATGACCTCACTGTTGCCATCGAACCTGGTCTTCTGTTTGAGCTCATGGAG TCTCTTCAAGAAGagcccacctccaccacctcccagCTGGCTGAGTTGATGATGGCAGCCAGGGTCAGCCTGACGACTGAGCTGCCCCGTGACCTCCACCCAGATGCCCAGCTCAGCCATGGAACCTTCCTCATCAACCTGGAGG gtgGTGTTATCCGTGAGGACAGTGCCTACAGTATAGCTGTGGTCCCCACCTCTGGTGCCCGGTGCCCCCGCTGTCGCCGCTACACTGCAGAGTCAGCTGACTGCCTGTGCCCCCGCTGCAAGACTGTCGTTTCACAGGCTCACTGA